In Candidatus Hydrogenedentota bacterium, the DNA window TTCGTATGTATGGTCGACTGATACACCAGCCGCACACCTCTATACGTATCGAGCCGCTCACTGTAATGCGTGCTGCGACAATACACCGTCACGTCGTGGCCCTTGGCCGCGAGCCGCACGGCAACCTCTTCCACAAACGTCTCGAACCCGCCGTAGTTTGCCGGAATGCCGCGTGTACCCAGGAACGAAATCTTCATCGGGCAACGCTCGCTTCCGCCGAACCCATAACCCCTTTTCGTTAAAACAGTTACAGCACCGGATGCGACCCCACTACAGGGCGCCTGCCGGCCGTACAACCCAGTGCCCATCGACGCGAACCAACCGCGTCGACAAGCCTTCTAACACCAATATCTTAGACTGATGCTCGGCGAGTATACAATATATTGTGGCATGGGTAAAGTGAAAATTGCATTCATATGGGTTTGCAATTCACTATTCGCTTGAATCACACTGAGTTTGTGGCGGGCAAGGCGGATCGCTATAATCCCCGCGCTTGGTGTTGGCTCATAGGGGGTATGCATGAGTGACTTAGCCCTTTTTCGGAAGCGGAATAAACCTTTCTACAAAACGCGCTTGGGCTCGGCACACTTGGGCGACAGTCTGGAGCTAATGGCGAGACTGCCGGCAGAGTGCGTTAATCTTGTCCTTACCTCTCCACCATTTGCGCTGACGAGCAAGAAAGAATACGGAAATGAAGAAGAAAACAAATATGTTGACTGGTTCCTAGGCTTCTCCAAGGAATTCAAGAGAATACTAGCAAGGAACGGTTCCTTCGTTGTCGATCTTGGCGGCGCCTACTTACCCGGGAAGCCAATACGAAGCCTCTATCAATACGAGCTTCTGATTCGACTTTGCAAAGAACAGGGGTTCCACCTGGCTCAGGAGTTTTATCACTACAATCCCGCGCGATTACCTGCACCAGCGGAGTGGGTAAACGTTCGGCGCGAACGAGTCAAGGATTCTGTGAACGTAGTGTGGTGGCTCAGTAAGATATCTCATCCAAAAGCGAACAACCGAAACGTTCTACGCCCATATACCGATGCCATGAAGTCTCTGCTTCAAAAGGGCTATCGGGCCAAAACCAGGCCTAGCGGACACGTAATAACGCATAAATTCCAGCGCGATAACCGCGGCGCGATTCCGCCGAACCTTCTAGAGTTGGGGAATAACGATTCTAACAGCGATTATATGCGGCGATGCGGAGAAAGTGGAGTCAAACCGCATCCGGCGCGTTTTCCGAAGAAGTTCGCCGAATTCTTTATCCGATTTCTTACGGATGAGGACGATTTGGTTTTCGATCCGTTCGCGGGCTCCAACACCACTGGTTGCGTCGCCGAGCAGCTCGGACGGCATTGGTTGTCTTTCGAGTTGAATAGCGAATACCTCGAAGGTAGCCGATTTCGCTTCGAAGACGAAAGCGATCTTTTTGGTCGTGGAGCGATCATTGAATAATGGCAAATCTTACAAAACCACAACTTCGTTCACGCGTAATCGAGGCTGTGAAGGCTAGCGGATGGTTCGTACTGGACGAACAAGCGCCGAACGAACATCCTTTTAAGCTGACGGTTTTTCCAAACGGCCGATCCAATGAATCTCGAAAAATAAAAGTCTACATCTGGAACGTTTCTCATGGCGGGAAGAAGCGCGCGGATGACGAATATAGAATCCAGTCCAAAGTTTCGCATTTCCAACCCGAACTGGGTTACGACTTGCTTATTCTCGGATGGTGGGAAGAGGGCCGCGTATTTGCGGCCTTTGACTATCGGAAACATTCGGGGGCAGTGGCGTGGTCTGCATCGTTCCAAATTAAGTTAGACGCGCTCGAGAACGCCGCCATTAGCGGATTCTCACCGTCGCAAAAGGAGAACCAGGAAATAGCAATTGCCTTGCGGCCGGACTTCCTCTGCCACTACGTGGAGAACCGACAAGCGTTTCACGAATTCGGAAGATCATCTAGAGATTTCCAACTTCTGAACACCTTTTCTCAGCAAACCGAATCATTAGATGACGACAGCCTTGTAGACTCTATGCCGCGTGCTCGTCGTAAAGCGATCAGAATGGTCCGCACGTCTATTCGCGATTTCAACTTCCGGTGGCGTGTACTGACCGCATACACATACAAATGTGCGTTTTGTGATATTCAGTTGGGCCTTGTCGAAGCGGCGCATATAGTACCTGTCAGTGTCGAAAACTCCACTGACGCTACGAATAACGGCATCGCTTTGTGTTCATTGCATCATTCGGCATTCGATGCTGGTCTGGTGACGCTAGATGAGAGATACCGCATCTTAGTAAGTGAGAATAAGATATCGGAACTACGTCTGCAAAACCTACTTGGAGGCGAGCATCTATTTCGTACATCGCTGCGACCGGTAATCTCAGTTCCTCCGACACATAGCGACAGACCAAGGATCGACAATATAAAACGAGCAAACTCCTTGAGGGGATGGTGAACCTTCCCGCTTTCGGCTCAGCTATCCCCGCTCGTTCAGTCTCCGTTCCCAGTCGTATTCCCGCGCAGTCACGAGATTCTCCATCCGTCGAATTCGCCGTTCGAGGTTATCAAAGGTCCTTTTGAGCCGCGCGAGCGCCATGGATCGCGAACTAACATACGAGTTGTAGAACTCCTGTTCGGAATCCTCTTCAAACGGCACCACCGGCTCCGGCTTCATCACCAGCGCCGCAATGATGTACACGGCGATCATCGGCCAAATGCCCGTGAAGATTGCGCCGCCGATGGTCAGCACGCGCATCCAGAACACGCTGAATCCCAGATATTCCGCCACGCCGCGGCACACGCCGAAGATCAGTCCGTGGCGCGAACGATAGATGTGACCGCTGTCGCGTTGGCTATGGTGCATTTCCGGCCTCCTTCGTTCCGGGCGTTCCGCGTCTCGCGAACGCCATTCACTCCCTTCAAATTCGGTCCTCAACTTTACGATGAGCGGCGGACCCAGCGACGCCAGCATCACCACCGCCGCCACAAACACGGGTACCGCGATGCCGATAATGACGCCCGCTTCGATCAAGCCCATCACGTCTACACTTCCTTGCGCTCGCGCGCGCTGTCTTCCTTCTCCCGCTCGAGCAGGAGTGTCTCCAGCGCTTCAACGCGCTCCTCCATCTTCAGCAGTCCGTGGTAAATGTCCTGAATCAAACGCGCTTCCTCAGCGTTCGAACTCTGCTTGCCGCTGCCACCGTCCCCCCGCCAAATCTTCAGTGCCGCAAGGAAAATTCCTCCCGTTACGGCGACAAGCGGGATCATGACGGCCATTTCCGCGACGTTCATACGCTGCTCCTTCTAAACCGATGTCGTTTCTTTGCGTTCGTCGAGCATTAATGTTTCCAGCGAATCGACGCGGTCGTTCAACTTTTCGAGTCCAAGATAGATTTCTTGCATGAGCCGCGCTTCTTCGGCGTTCGCGCTATGGCGCCGTGTCCCGCCGCGGACGATGCGCAGGGCCACCGCGCCGACTAGCACAAGGACGACAATAACGACAAGTCCGACGGCGATTACTATCAACGACAGTAAGAATGCATCGTGGCTCGATATTGGTTGAAGAAGATAACCTCTCACCCAAACGTCCATTTCCGTACTCCCGATTTGTTGCGCCCGTCAGCGCGCCGAATAGGACCGCGACTCGTCGTCCATCATAATCGTTTCGAGCGAGTTCAGCCTGTTCTCCATGCGCGCCAGCCCGCGGTTGATGTCCCGCATTATGCGCGCGTCCTCCGGCTCGCGCCGCCGCGCGCGCCGCGCCGACGGCAGCCCAAGCAGCCACACCGCCGCCATGATAAGCAACAGCGGGACCGCAACAACGATGAGCGGTATCACAATTGCCAGGACCGCTGGAATGACAATGCCGACGATGAGCGCCACGACGCCGACGATCAGGCCGATGACGGCGCCGATGATGCCCACGACCAGCGATATCAAACTCGATATCATTTCCACACCCCTCCTGCGCGCGCTACCCGAAATAGCTTTCGCGCCGCTGCCGCTTGCGCAGAATCCGCCGCGCGCCGCACTCGATTTCGCGCTGGCCCGGGTTAAACGCGTTTGAGGCGTGAAACGCCAGTCCAATGCCCCAACCAATCAGCGGGTAGAAAAACCACAGATCGCCGCCGGATACGAGATTGATCAACAGGAGCGCGGCATTAATGATCAAATATGCCCTAAGGTGCCGGTAAAAGCCCCGCTTCTTGGCCGCCTTGTACTCCTCCTGCGCCGCCTCGATCGCGCCCAGCTTGCGCTGCTCGACAATCGCACGCTCGACCTCGCGCGGCTCGAGCCCAAGTTCGCGCGCGGTGTCGATCAGTTCGCCGCGCGTAATCTCGCCCGAATCACGCTTGCGGTTGAGACCGCGGCGAAGAATCGCCTCCACCTCCGCGATGGTGAACATCTCCTCCCGTTCTGTCTCGCGTTCCGTGCGATAGTCGTATGTCATCGTCGCGGCCCCTTTGTCTTTCGTGCTCGTGCTCGTGCTCGTGCTCGTGCTCGTAATCGATCCTTCGAATCGGCTCGGACGGCGCCTCATCCTACCGGCCACGTATTGCCGTGCTCGTAGTCGTAATCGATTGTTCTCGAGTTAACCCTGCTTCTTCGCCTTCAACTCCGCCAACTGCTTCTCGATTTCCTCGTCGCCCGCCAACTTGGCGAATTCCTCCTCGAGCGACGCCGCTTTCTTTCCGAAGTTCACCAGGTCCGCTTCGGCTTCCATGCGCTCGATGCGCTGCTCGAAGTTCTCGAACCGCGCCAACGCGTCCGCGTTGTCCGTCGCGCGCACCTGTTCCTGCGCCTGGCGCCGCTTCTGCGCGGCCACGTGCCGCTGCACCAGCACGCGCTGCTTCTCGCGCGCCGACGCCAGCTTGTCTTCGAGTTGCACGATGTCCTTCTGATACTGCTCGACCAGGCTGTCGCAATGCGCCAACTCGCGGTCGATCGATTCCGCGCGTTCGCGGAACCGGCGCTTCTCGACCAGCGCCTCCCGCGCCAGGTCTTCGCGGCCCTTGTCTACCGCGAGCTGCGCCTTCGCGCCCCAGTCATTCTCGCGTTTGCGCACTTCGTCGATCTCGCGCTGGATTTTCTTCTTCGTCGCCATCGCGCCCGCGCACGAAGCCTTCACCTCGACGAGCGTGTCCTCCATCTCGCGGATCATCAGCTTAATCAGCTTCTCCGGGTCCTCCGCCTTTTCGAGCATCGCATTGATGTTCGAACTGATGATGTCGCGTACGCGTGTGAAGATTCCCATGACTAAAAACTCCTTCGCCCTGTCATTCTACGCGTTTCCCGCCGCAAAACGTGCGCCGGCGACGCGGGTTCCTCTGCCCAAAGGCCGCACGCGCCATGCCGCGTTCGCGACCTGTCTGTCCTTCAACTCTTGTACGACTCCCGATGCGTGCAGCGCGTGGTTCACCAGCGCCGACGCCGCGGTCACGGCGTCCGGCTCGTCGTAAATGACCCGTACTCCCGCGGCAAACCGGTGACCGCGTTCCGGCACGCACCATACGATCTGGCCCTTCATCTCGATCGGCTGCCCGTTCACCCGGACGCCCTCCGCCTCCAGCATCACGCGCGTCCCAGGGCGCAGATAACGGCCCATGCACAACCGCAACCCGCCGCGACTCACGTCGGCCACCCGGGCCATGCCCTCGTCGTCCGACGCATAGCGGTACACCACGCGGCCGTCGAACGCGACCCGCGCGAACCGCCGCGCCTCGTCGAATCCATTCCGCTGTTCCTGCACCATCTACCGAGTCCTCTTCCGTTCCAATTCCCGAAGTACAAGTCTCAAAATAGCAACCGATGTGCCACAAGGACCCAGCGTATCTAAGACATTATGGCGCAGTACTTTATGTTTTGTGATGGAGATTTGAATCGGCGAGGCCCATCGCGGCGCAAACCAAGATATGGTCTATTTACCCACTAATATGCGCCGCGCGCACGAGCCGCGCAGCGGCCCGGATCGCGCTTCCTCAAAGTCCGGGGAGGTAAGCCTTCGCCTCGCGCGTGTAGTACTCGACTGCCGCCGATCGATGGCCCAGATTCGGGGACGGGACATTGGGTTGATCAATCTGTGCAGCGCCCATATCCATATACGGAGCGGACATCGGCGCCGGCCCCTGCCATGCCTTCACCTTCTCCGACAGGTCGCTCACGATCGCCGCATTAGCGGACTCAGAATGCACGTCCGTCAATTCCATAGGGTCACGTTCGAGATCGTAGAGCAATTGCTGCTGCGGCTTCGCGGAGAGCAGCAGCTTGTGCGTGCGCGTCCGCGCCATGACCTGCTCGCCCCGCCCGCTTTCGGCGAATACGATGTCGCGTCCCTTCGTCTCCGCCGCAAGGTCCAATCCCGTCATCCTCTCTCCCGGCGCGCACCCCGCCTGCCGCACCAGCGTCGGCGCGAGATCGACCAGACTCACCAACCCCGCGAACGTCTCGCCCGCGCGCCTCCCGTTTGGATACTTGACGATTAACGGCACACGCGCAAGCGAGTCGTACATGTAATTGCCTTTCAGGATCATGTGGTGATGGCCCATGTACTCGCCGTGATCGCTGACGTACACGATTACCGCATCCTCATATAGTCCCTTCTTCTTCAGTACCTCCACCATAGCGCCGACCTGCCGATCGATCTGTTCGATCGTCGCGTAGTAATACGCCATGATCCGGCGCAGCCGCGCTTCGCTGAGATCTTTGTACGGCAAGTACCCCGTCTGCAGTGCAAGATCGTGCGCAAAGCATTCCTGCGTCCACCCCGGCAGCAGCGTCAGCGCCGCCGGATCGTAACCCGCCGCATCTTCCGCGATCGCATCGAACGGGTGGTGCGGCTTGACGAAGCTGGTAACGAGCAAGTTTCCGCCACTCCCCCACTCGCCGAGAATCTCCAGAGACTTCCGCCCGATCCATTCGGTCGAATGCATTTCCGGCGGCAGATTCGTCGGCAACGCGCCAAAATGTTCCCAATACTCCTTTCGCGCGTGCGCGCGGAACTCCCGCCGCTGATCCTCGAGATCGTTGATGTCGATAAGCCCGCGCTGCATCAGTTCGCGGTGATAGTCGTCGTCCCACCGCCCGTCGCCGTCCTGTTCCGCAAGATACATCCGATCGAAACCCACGTCGAGATAGGTCGGCGTGAAGTGCATTTTGCCCACGGCAACCGTGCGATACCCCGCGTCGCGGAGAATCCGCGGATACGTGTCGATGCCCGCGCGCAACGTGCACCGGTTGCTGCTACCGCCGTGGTCGTGAACGTACATCCCCGAGAACATGCTGTACCGCGACGGCGTGCACACGGGATAGCAGCAAAACGCGTTCTCGTACCGCACCCCATCCGCCGCGAGCGCGTCGATGTTCGGCGTCCGCACCTCCCGGTTCCCGTACGCACCGATACAATCCGCACGATGCTGATCGACGATAACGACGAGGACGTTTGGCTTGCCGGACCTGGCGCCCTTCTCCGGTTCCCGCGACACGCTCGGCGTCGCGCAACCACTCAGTCCCGTCGCCGCGGCCACCCCGGCTACCGCAAGAAAATTTCGGCGTTGCATGGAACTGGCTCCTGTAGTGTCTCCAGGAATTGATGCGTCACAATAACAGATTCTACGCCGACGATTCTTGGGGTATGATACGCGCCATGAATACACCAAACTCCGTGCGTTTACGCTACTTACTCGTGACAATTTTGTTGGGAGTCGGTGCATCGATTCTTGCGCATCCCTGCGGGCCATACTTCCCCAGAGCGTACTTTGCGTTCGGTAACGAACTTCAAGTGCTGCGCATGCCCGAAGCATCGTTTGTGACGGAGGTGTGGCATCGCCTCGGAGCTTCTACGAAGAATCAAAAGCCATGGGCAGATGCCGGAATAATGTGGGAAACATCGCTTGATGCAGATGCCGCGAGCCTTAGCGCCGCGCTTGCCGAATCCGGCATGCCAGAGGCCGACGTTAGACAAACGATCGTGAACTACCGCGCCGTGCGCGTGGCAATGGCGCCCACGCCCGAACAACTGGTGACAAACCAGCCCGCGGTTCCCGTAAATGCCCAGTCGCTCGACGAGGTAACCGCAAAGATTCCCCGCGAGTTTGCGCTCTACGCTCAAGGTGCTGCTCTCTATCACACGCATGATTGGGATGGCGCAGTATCGAAATGGAAATCCTTACTTGCGCTGCCGGAAAGCGAACGAAGGCATCGTTCTGTCTGGGCTGCTTACATGATTGCCCGCGCGACAACCGACACAAATGAAGCCGCAGCGCACTATGACATGACTCGGGATCTGGCAAAGGCTGGGTTCGACGATCCGCTTAATCTCGCGGGCGAAAGTATTGGATGGCAGGCGAAAATGGATTTGAACAACGGCAATATCGTTGCGGCCATACATGGCTACGCACAACCGTTCTTGAATCCAGACTCTCCGGCAATGCCCGATTACATCTCGCTTGGCGTTGCGTGCGCGATTGCACTTGAGACGACCGCCGTATTGCCCGAAGCGGTTCAAGATGATGTTTGCCGTATCGCGATATCTACGTACGTCGTCTCCCACCCGGACTCGCGGAACCTCGCAAAGAAATGGCTCGAAGCCGTATCTCGCGCGGGACTTAAAGGCGAGATGGCGCACGCCGACTTACTGGCCTTTACGGCATATCAACTGGGCGATTTTGAAACGGCAAGCAGGTGGATCGAAACCATTGTGTCGCCCACGCCGTACAGCAAATGGGTACAATCCAAACTACTGCTGCGGCAGGGGCAAATCGACGATGCGGTGGCGCTGCTGCGAGAGCTTGTAGGATCTGAGTCAGAGTATCTTGATCGAGTTTTGTACGATGAGTCGGGGCTAGACGGTCCCCAAACGGGGCCACGCGACCATGTTTCTGGCGAACTTGGGGTGCTTCTGCTCGGGCAAAAGGAGTATGTGGAGGCACTCGATCTATTTGTGCACAACGGTCACCATCTCGATGCCGCGTATGTCGCGGAACGCGTGCTAACTACCGAAGAGTTGCGTAGCTACGTTGACGCGCGTAAAGACGACAATGCCGTAAATGGACCCGTAGCCCGCAACTCGCACGCGTTCGGATACTCATGCAGTTTGAAGGATCTATTGGGCCGCCGTCTTGCGCGTGAAGGGCGCTGGGAAGAGGCGTTTCGATACTTGCCACCTGGCCCCAAGGAAGACGCGGAACGATTGAGCGCAGCGATTCGCGATGGCCGCCCCGACGAAGGCCCAGCTACTACGCAGTCAGCGTGGGGGTGGTTCATCGGAGTCCAGCCCAGAACCGTCGTAGATCGCGTGCGCGCGAAGCGCTTGTCGGAAGCGGCTTCGGTAGTAAGGACGTCCGGCATGGAGATTCTCGGGACACAGGTTGAACCGGATTGGTACGCATTTGAAGGAAACTTTGAGCTTCCCGGCGCGGGGCCCCACCGAATTGCCGGTAATCTCAATGAATCGTATGTATCCAGTATTGCGCAAATTTCGCCGCAACTGATCAATGTATTGGTAGCATCCGAAGATGAGAGAGACAGGTATCGACTTAACGCCCCACAACCCAACCACCGCTTCCACTACCGATACACCGCCGCGGAACTCATGTGGCAATCCGCGCTCAACCTCCCGGACAACGACATCGAAACCATGCGCGCGCTCTACACCGGCGGCAAGTATCTGCTCTCCATGGACGACTACCGCGCCGCCAACAAGTTCTACCGATCCCTCGTGTGGCGCAATCTCAACATGCCCTACGCACAACTCGCGGATAGAACGCGGTGGTTTCCTGAGAAGCCGCCCGAGTAGCGGGTTTCGAAAACCTACGATCCATCGTCACACGCGTCATCCGATAGACCCGACAGACCCGGTATACCCGATAGACCCGATAGACCCGACCAACAAGAATTTCACAGCAGCGGCCATTGTGTTCCCTACACCCGATTCCCGCTTCCTCACACGTGCAAACCCCACCACACTTCCATTACCATGCCGCAGGTGTCGTTGTGTAACGGTAAGGGGACTCTTCGTCAATGTTGGCGCGGGTACAGTCGTGCGCGGTTTTGGGTGTCGATGCGTATCCCCTCGCTGTCGAAGTCGACACGCGCCCCGGCGAAAACAAAATGTTCATGGTCGGCCTGCCCGACCTCGCCGTCAAGGAAAGCCGCGAACGCGTCGGATCGGCGATTACCAATTCCGGGTTCCGCTATCCGCGCGGCGTCATCGTGGTAAGCCTCGCCCCCGCCGACATCCGTAAGGAAGGCAGCGCGTTCGACCTTCCCATCGCGATGGGATTGCTCGCCGCGGACCATCAACTCACCGGCGCGCGCCTGCGCGAATACGCGCTCGCGGGCGAACTCGCGCTCGACGGCACGCTGCGCCCCGTCGAAGGCGCTCTCTCGATGACCATCTCCGCGCGCGATCAAGGCCTCAAGGGCATCGTCCTCCCGCCGCAGAACGCGGAGGAAGCGGGCGTCGTTCCCGGCGTTGACGTCATCCCCGCGAACAACCTCAGCGAGGCCTGCGGGTTCATCGCCGGCAAGATCGAGATCATGCCTTACCGCACCGATATCGAAGCGGTAATGGAACAGAGCCGCCGCAGCGTTCCCGACCTTACCGACGTGAAAGGCCAGGCGGCGGTGAAGCGCGCGTTGACCATCGCCGCTGCGGGCGGACACAACCTGCTCATGATCGGCCCGCCGGGCACGGGCAAGACGATGCTCGCATCGCGCCTGCCGGGCATCCTTCCGACCATGACTTTCGAGGAAGCGCTCGAAACGACGCGCATCTACAGCGTCGCGAACGGCGTAAAAGAAAAAGGCCAACTGATCCTGCAGCGGCCGTTCCGTTCGCCGCACCACACGTCAACGACGATCTCGATCAGCGGCGGCGGCGCCGGCGCCGCGCCGGTACCCGGCGAAGTCAGTCTCGCGCATCACGGCGTGCTGTTTCTCGACGAATTGCCCGAGTTCAACCGCAGCGCGCTCGAAGTATTGCGCCAACCGCTCGAGGAAGGCCTCGTCCACATCCGCCGCGCACAATACGCCGTCACGTTTCCCAGCCGCTTCATGCTCGTCGTCGCGATGAACCCCTGTCCCTG includes these proteins:
- a CDS encoding site-specific DNA-methyltransferase; translation: MSDLALFRKRNKPFYKTRLGSAHLGDSLELMARLPAECVNLVLTSPPFALTSKKEYGNEEENKYVDWFLGFSKEFKRILARNGSFVVDLGGAYLPGKPIRSLYQYELLIRLCKEQGFHLAQEFYHYNPARLPAPAEWVNVRRERVKDSVNVVWWLSKISHPKANNRNVLRPYTDAMKSLLQKGYRAKTRPSGHVITHKFQRDNRGAIPPNLLELGNNDSNSDYMRRCGESGVKPHPARFPKKFAEFFIRFLTDEDDLVFDPFAGSNTTGCVAEQLGRHWLSFELNSEYLEGSRFRFEDESDLFGRGAIIE
- the pspC gene encoding envelope stress response membrane protein PspC, giving the protein MHHSQRDSGHIYRSRHGLIFGVCRGVAEYLGFSVFWMRVLTIGGAIFTGIWPMIAVYIIAALVMKPEPVVPFEEDSEQEFYNSYVSSRSMALARLKRTFDNLERRIRRMENLVTAREYDWERRLNERG
- a CDS encoding sulfatase-like hydrolase/transferase yields the protein MQRRNFLAVAGVAAATGLSGCATPSVSREPEKGARSGKPNVLVVIVDQHRADCIGAYGNREVRTPNIDALAADGVRYENAFCCYPVCTPSRYSMFSGMYVHDHGGSSNRCTLRAGIDTYPRILRDAGYRTVAVGKMHFTPTYLDVGFDRMYLAEQDGDGRWDDDYHRELMQRGLIDINDLEDQRREFRAHARKEYWEHFGALPTNLPPEMHSTEWIGRKSLEILGEWGSGGNLLVTSFVKPHHPFDAIAEDAAGYDPAALTLLPGWTQECFAHDLALQTGYLPYKDLSEARLRRIMAYYYATIEQIDRQVGAMVEVLKKKGLYEDAVIVYVSDHGEYMGHHHMILKGNYMYDSLARVPLIVKYPNGRRAGETFAGLVSLVDLAPTLVRQAGCAPGERMTGLDLAAETKGRDIVFAESGRGEQVMARTRTHKLLLSAKPQQQLLYDLERDPMELTDVHSESANAAIVSDLSEKVKAWQGPAPMSAPYMDMGAAQIDQPNVPSPNLGHRSAAVEYYTREAKAYLPGL
- a CDS encoding PilZ domain-containing protein, with product MVQEQRNGFDEARRFARVAFDGRVVYRYASDDEGMARVADVSRGGLRLCMGRYLRPGTRVMLEAEGVRVNGQPIEMKGQIVWCVPERGHRFAAGVRVIYDEPDAVTAASALVNHALHASGVVQELKDRQVANAAWRVRPLGRGTRVAGARFAAGNA
- a CDS encoding phage-shock protein, translating into MNVAEMAVMIPLVAVTGGIFLAALKIWRGDGGSGKQSSNAEEARLIQDIYHGLLKMEERVEALETLLLEREKEDSARERKEV
- a CDS encoding YifB family Mg chelatase-like AAA ATPase: MLARVQSCAVLGVDAYPLAVEVDTRPGENKMFMVGLPDLAVKESRERVGSAITNSGFRYPRGVIVVSLAPADIRKEGSAFDLPIAMGLLAADHQLTGARLREYALAGELALDGTLRPVEGALSMTISARDQGLKGIVLPPQNAEEAGVVPGVDVIPANNLSEACGFIAGKIEIMPYRTDIEAVMEQSRRSVPDLTDVKGQAAVKRALTIAAAGGHNLLMIGPPGTGKTMLASRLPGILPTMTFEEALETTRIYSVANGVKEKGQLILQRPFRSPHHTSTTISISGGGAGAAPVPGEVSLAHHGVLFLDELPEFNRSALEVLRQPLEEGLVHIRRAQYAVTFPSRFMLVVAMNPCPCGCRSDPRKQCRCSQGEIQRYMARLSGPLLDRIDLHAEVPALSYEELSDTRPTGPTTAEVRDTVQAARDRQRARYGKAYTCNAHLDPKAVREYCVPSEGGGKLLERAINQLGFSARAYDKVLRVARTLADLEGLERISDNNITEAIQYRTLDRQVL
- the pspA gene encoding phage shock protein PspA, giving the protein MGIFTRVRDIISSNINAMLEKAEDPEKLIKLMIREMEDTLVEVKASCAGAMATKKKIQREIDEVRKRENDWGAKAQLAVDKGREDLAREALVEKRRFRERAESIDRELAHCDSLVEQYQKDIVQLEDKLASAREKQRVLVQRHVAAQKRRQAQEQVRATDNADALARFENFEQRIERMEAEADLVNFGKKAASLEEEFAKLAGDEEIEKQLAELKAKKQG
- a CDS encoding 2TM domain-containing protein, giving the protein MRRRPSRFEGSITSTSTSTSTSTKDKGAATMTYDYRTERETEREEMFTIAEVEAILRRGLNRKRDSGEITRGELIDTARELGLEPREVERAIVEQRKLGAIEAAQEEYKAAKKRGFYRHLRAYLIINAALLLINLVSGGDLWFFYPLIGWGIGLAFHASNAFNPGQREIECGARRILRKRQRRESYFG
- a CDS encoding HNH endonuclease; translated protein: MANLTKPQLRSRVIEAVKASGWFVLDEQAPNEHPFKLTVFPNGRSNESRKIKVYIWNVSHGGKKRADDEYRIQSKVSHFQPELGYDLLILGWWEEGRVFAAFDYRKHSGAVAWSASFQIKLDALENAAISGFSPSQKENQEIAIALRPDFLCHYVENRQAFHEFGRSSRDFQLLNTFSQQTESLDDDSLVDSMPRARRKAIRMVRTSIRDFNFRWRVLTAYTYKCAFCDIQLGLVEAAHIVPVSVENSTDATNNGIALCSLHHSAFDAGLVTLDERYRILVSENKISELRLQNLLGGEHLFRTSLRPVISVPPTHSDRPRIDNIKRANSLRGW